taatagtTTCATCTGTAATGCcaatttaaatgattattatGCATTTTCATGTAAcatcttgaaataaaaaagtaagcGTTGATTATTTCTGTGCTGATAACAAGTATATTTCCTTCTGTAATGTAGGCTAATAGAGTGGTATTTTATAGCTTATATAaggtgaaaatgtaaagtacttGAGTTAATGTACTGAGTTACTGTCCACGGCTGCATCCAGAGAATTATACAAAGACCAAATGACCAAAtgtaaacaggaaaacaaaataattccAAGAAGACGAGTTTCACATCTCCTCATGCAGCTATATTTAGATATTCAAACCAACAAATGATTCACAAACACAAGTCTGTCTCTCACAGCTCTTTCCTGAGTGAGAAACAGAAGTGTGCTTTTTTGAGCAACTACCGGCTCCCTCATTTTAACGAGATCATTCAcccaaaaaatttaaattcactcattatctactcaccacagGGTTAGTGTCcataagccctgacattcaaattggACTCGAAACAACATCTGCTGCAGTAACTAGGAGCAGGATGTTAGAGGACATTCAGGctaaaaacattgtttaaatgaaataatttctAGTCCTATTTGAATGTAGGGGCTTAGGGATAATTGGATCACACCAcaagagcagtatggaggcattgtagggttttttctgtttttttatgtttgaagaatcTGTCACCTTCATTTACTTCAATCGTATTggatttggcagcaaagctgtttacccctgacacTCCAAAACTGCTTGTGGACTCAAAAACTTGAGTCCATCGGTAAGTGGTgggtggataatgagtgaattttcatttttgggtgaactatccctttaaattctTCCAAATGATGGGTGATTTGGGGACAAGTCACTCAAATGTGACGCATTGAGTCATTTGGTCCGTCTGTGTATATGTGGACAATATGTGTCTGTAATAACCAGTAACACGTAAAGTGTAGAGGTTAATCCACCAATCATCCATCTCTGACGTCTGACTCACTCTCACGTAGAGAAGAAACAGCTGGAGAGATTAACACTTATGACCTATATTTTCATGCTGGTTTAAAGGCAGCATGGTGGTCGAAAGGTATTTCAAACACACCCTGTTAAGCTCAGTCGCTTCAttgtcatattttatgtttttacgtAGTTGTGATGTGGAGCCAGATGAGGAGGCTTTTGTGCTTTTTGAGCAGCATGAACCATaataacaacagaaataatTCCTGAGTACTTCAAAGTCGACTTCCGGTAAGGAAGCTTTGAGCGGACAACGCGGCCATTACACAACACTGAAGATGCCATTAATTTGAAGTATGTTATAGAACAAGTTCAACAGCCTGGTTTGCTTCAGTAAATGAACAAGCTGTGCACACCTGGAGACTTCGGCTTGGTTGTCCTTCGGACTGTCTGAAAATGTCATTATGGTTCCCTGTGACCTCTAAAAGCACAAGTGTTTGCCTGATGAATGTATTATCTCAGGAACATCTCAAGGGAACTCTTGAACTCTATTTTTGAAACTTTGTCTGCAAACATTAAACCCTGACACACGAGGTGCTCATGGCTCATTAGCTTTGACCTTTTATATCATCACAcatcagaattttttttaatttcgattcacatgtaaaacaaaagacagctgaaacaaaccagtaaaatgtatttaaattttattttcccttcatccatttcttatttttctgtgaGTATGAAAAAGACGACTCCAGTTTTACAGCAGTGACGGACAACGACCCACATACAGTAGCAGTCGGCTGGTGACCCACAAAGTGACATCGGAAAGggattaagtgtgtgtgtgtttgtgtgtgtgtgtgtgtggtcgctCTGCTACCAGCTCTAGTTCATTAGAAAAATGAACTGGAGCAACTTTGTGTTGcatacatttttgttattttatgcaGATTCATTCAATCAaggacaaaacaaatgaaaagcaggaTTATTGACAGattaacatttgataaactaGCAAATCGTTCAGATGTTCAGATTTTTTAGGTTAATTTTTCCACGTGATTGTTATCAGAAAGTGAAAGCGATTTTCAAGCAAGGCCTTGGGGTTAGCATCCGTCCGTCTGACAGCAGGTTGTAAAATCGTCCGTGTCGCAGAACGTCTCACAGGAGCGATAGATCTGGTCCCctattgaaaaacaaatacaacaattaaaaaaaacatctaaacaTAAAATAACTGCAATAAAACAGTGACACGCCATCATGGACATCAGGGACAAAGTCAATGCAACAAAACAAGTTGCTTATGTACCATCTGTGACGGTTTTGCAGTACAACTCGGACGGTTGGCATTCAACCAGCGTCTTGCATTCCTCATCTGTTTCACTGGCACAGGTGTTGCATTGGAGTGTGAGcactgatgaaaagaaaatcaaaattaGAGACATATTTTTTGTTGACCACATCCAATATTGTTAAGTTAacacttaatatttaaatattttacagaaaacaacGTCCTCCCACAGTGATAAAGTCAAATAGTTGGACCATTATTGTTAAATATTCTAATtgaatttataaatgtaaataatataaCATCATATAAAGTTAAGTTCTCTCACCGTGAGCGctacacagcagcaggagcagcccGGTAACAAGCAGGACCTTCATGTTGACGAATGATATGGGCACGGACCTCACGCTCTTTTATACGGACACATACTGGCACACATACCACATACCAGTCTATAACTGAGTCGTGCATTTCCTTATGCAAGATTTTCCAGTAAATGTTCCTTCCTGCAAAACCTGTTGTCGGTAAAGGCAACACCTGAGAAAACAATGAGGAGATTTAATTTTGCGTTTCGTGTTACAGTTCACAGGAGAATGGATCAGCTAGGATTGTTTTCAACTCACTCCTGtgtgttattaatgataacTTTCATTTTGGATCAGATTATAAATAAGATTCTGGACATGCCTCGCcatatgctttatttttttaaattttcagaaCGATTAATTAGTATAGGCTGTTCTGCTTGAGCTTATCTCTGTAGAGcctgacttttttattttttgtccttTGTGATTGTTGTCTTTTATgcttatgtttttttctttctgtgtgaagttaaatatgaaaatgattaaaaaaacatgaaataataaaacattgattAGATATAAGATCACTTCATAGAGTTCGGTGCTCCAAGCACTTGGAGCCTCACTGTGGCTCAGTGCGTCTGACCGGTCAGACCACATCCTCCCCGTAACAGGGTgagaatatttttatataattatttaattatataattagGGTTATTTCCCCAGAACCTGTGTTGTTATCATCTTAGAGGACTTTTTACAAAACTTCACCTGATTCACAGTGCCACCTCGGCCCTATTTGTGCAGTGGGTTGATAATTTGTGTTGAACTTTGGAAAGACTTTTGATTTGTGATTTTAGTGGCTTGGTGGGGGTTTACGCTCTGTAGTACAATTCTACTTAGATTTTTCGATTTGTTTGCACTTTCTActcattatttcctgttttagttTAAGCTTCTTCGCCGTGTTTCAGTTCAAGGGCTGAACCTTAAAGGTtgcatttgaagacagattgtgtcacagcagcgcGTCTACAGCTGTTCCATTTGaaaggctccttcaaatatGATCCCATCCCCAAAAGCAGAGGCTCCTATGGCTAGAGGCTCCTTCTGTTTGAATGGTAGAAAATGTAGACCTCCAAGAGGGGTgagggagaaaagacaaaatatatattaaaaaaatatacatttctggTGAGCCATACCAGCTTTGGCTTCACAGAGGAAACTAGAATGAGTAGAGTGGTTATCACCACGATCATTTCCATCAAATTCTATCAAACCACAGAAAGTTCACACTAAAAGCTAAAGCAAAGATATAAATCTATCTCAAATGGTTCTCAGTAGAGcacaacagtctccttaaattcagcCAAGCTTCATCAGTTCCATGAATGtgtctgatgttttcatcaacttCTATGAAccattccctgggaaatctgtgaaaatactACAGTACATCTGATCGTGCAgtgttaataaaagaaaaagaaaaagaaaatacctAGATCCAGcccttttgtccagatctgTGTGAAACTTTATTGGGTTCTCTCTTGTTCCATTTACCAAGAGTTAATatttgtttgttaaaaacaaacatatgcGGAGGTCAAAGTGAAGCTTTTAAAGAGACCAAAAAATGCCGTCCTGGCTTTGAACCGCGGTGCAGGCTCAGTTGTGTTACGGAGTTACACAGAGAGCTGAAATATCTCAGCATGAGCTGTTCAACGCACTCGATTGCCAGAGTTTGTTTTCTGGTACACTACATTCTCTCAAGTCTAAGTTCCCAATGTTGTTGTCCAcagcattttcatttattctattgtttcaaataatatGCTACTTTGAAAGCTTTGAGAAAACTGCATGTGGGCTCTATTTCACGTTGATACGAGAACAGAtagagtttattttttaaatgtcatcttATTTCAAGTCAAATTGCAGATTTCAATTTATTAAGTGGGAGGATATTGACACTTTTAGCCATCTGTGTCTCTGAATCATCCCAGCACTAAAGTTCTCGGGTGGAATCATTGTGATGTGTTGTTAAATGACCACAGTACCGTTGAACATGATTAGCTCATGTTGCTGTCCTTTACTGACCTCTGTAGGCAGCAGTGGGGACATGCAAGACAGTGTGTGCATGAGGATTTAGATTTtcttgatttcatttgttttcagtgaaagaaACCCCTACATTCTATTTATGGAAAAACGCTCATG
The Paralichthys olivaceus isolate ysfri-2021 chromosome 11, ASM2471397v2, whole genome shotgun sequence genome window above contains:
- the LOC109634486 gene encoding uncharacterized protein; the encoded protein is MKVLLVTGLLLLLCSAHVLTLQCNTCASETDEECKTLVECQPSELYCKTVTDGDQIYRSCETFCDTDDFTTCCQTDGC